A genome region from Tolypothrix sp. PCC 7712 includes the following:
- the gap gene encoding type I glyceraldehyde-3-phosphate dehydrogenase — MAKLKVGINGFGRIGRLVLRAGINNPNIEFVGINDLVPSDNLAYLFKYDSTHGKFKGKVEAREDGIVIDGHFIPCVSVRNPAELPWGKLGVDYVVEATGLFTGQEGATNHLKAGAKRVVISAPTKDPDLVPTLLMGVNHQLFDPSKHTIVSNASCTTNCLAPVAKVINDNFGLTEGLMTTVHAMTATQPTVDGPSKKDWRGGRGAAQNIIPSSTGAAKAVALVLPELKGKLTGMAFRVPTPDVSVVDLTFKTAKATSYKEICAAMKAASEGELKGILGYSDEEVVSTDFQGDMHSSIFDAGAGIELNANFFKIVAWYDNEWGYSNRVVDLMLSMAQKEQLALV; from the coding sequence TTGGCTAAGTTAAAAGTAGGTATTAATGGATTTGGTCGGATCGGGCGGCTTGTGCTTCGCGCTGGCATTAATAACCCCAATATTGAATTTGTGGGGATCAACGATCTAGTACCATCAGATAACCTGGCTTATCTATTTAAATATGATTCCACCCACGGTAAATTTAAAGGTAAGGTAGAAGCAAGGGAAGATGGCATCGTTATTGATGGGCATTTTATTCCCTGCGTATCAGTTCGCAATCCAGCTGAGTTACCTTGGGGAAAATTAGGTGTAGATTACGTTGTGGAAGCTACAGGGCTATTTACCGGACAAGAGGGAGCCACAAATCACCTCAAAGCTGGTGCCAAGCGTGTAGTCATCTCTGCTCCTACTAAAGATCCTGACCTAGTTCCTACTTTGCTGATGGGTGTTAATCATCAGCTATTTGATCCCAGCAAGCATACGATTGTTTCTAATGCTAGCTGTACCACCAACTGTTTAGCTCCCGTAGCTAAGGTAATCAATGATAATTTCGGCTTGACCGAAGGTTTGATGACCACAGTTCACGCCATGACTGCTACCCAACCAACTGTAGATGGCCCTAGCAAAAAAGATTGGCGCGGTGGTAGAGGTGCAGCCCAAAATATCATTCCTTCTTCCACAGGTGCAGCTAAAGCCGTAGCACTGGTTTTACCAGAATTGAAGGGTAAGTTAACCGGAATGGCGTTCCGAGTTCCCACTCCTGATGTTTCTGTAGTTGATTTAACTTTCAAGACAGCCAAAGCCACCAGTTACAAAGAAATTTGTGCAGCCATGAAAGCTGCTTCTGAAGGAGAACTCAAAGGAATCCTTGGCTACAGTGACGAAGAAGTAGTTTCCACCGATTTTCAGGGCGATATGCACTCCAGTATCTTCGATGCTGGTGCTGGCATTGAACTCAACGCCAACTTCTTTAAAATAGTTGCTTGGTATGACAACGAATGGGGTTACTCAAATCGTGTAGTTGACCTCATGTTATCAATGGCGCAGAAAGAACAATTGGCGCTTGTATAA
- a CDS encoding photosystem I reaction center subunit II PsaD: MAETLSGQTPLFAGSTGGLLKKAEVEEKYAITWTSPKAQVFELPTGGAATMQQGQNLLYLARKEYGIALGGQLRKFKITDYKIYRILPGGETTLIHPADGVFPEKVNAGREKVRFVPRRIGENPNPSAIKFSGKYTYDA, encoded by the coding sequence ATGGCAGAAACACTTTCTGGACAAACTCCACTGTTTGCTGGCAGCACTGGCGGCCTCCTCAAAAAAGCAGAAGTGGAAGAAAAGTACGCTATCACCTGGACTAGCCCTAAGGCGCAAGTTTTTGAACTACCAACAGGTGGTGCAGCCACTATGCAACAAGGTCAAAACCTGCTGTACTTGGCTCGGAAAGAATATGGTATAGCTTTGGGTGGTCAACTCCGGAAATTTAAAATCACAGACTACAAAATTTACCGGATTTTACCCGGCGGAGAAACCACTTTGATTCACCCAGCTGATGGCGTATTCCCTGAAAAGGTGAATGCAGGTCGTGAAAAAGTACGTTTTGTACCACGCAGAATTGGCGAAAATCCCAATCCATCAGCGATCAAGTTCAGTGGTAAATATACCTATGATGCATAG
- a CDS encoding retron system putative HNH endonuclease, with the protein MKYIRKSEEPQSFSNWKELANDDWTPSWSNFSKPQKTDVHHSLLQEQYFICCYCGSRITIANSHIEHLKPRTTYPELALEYTNLLASCQKDTVPNEPLHCGKKKDKWYDDNLMVSPLNINCADFFRYTEDGQILSITSDLNKKYAADTTIDKLGLNIDKLQKMRIGAIEAILEGLEDLTENERQILFQSFCQPNENGENEEFCAAITYILQ; encoded by the coding sequence GTGAAGTACATTAGAAAGAGTGAGGAGCCACAGAGTTTTTCAAATTGGAAGGAACTAGCAAATGATGACTGGACACCAAGCTGGAGCAACTTCAGTAAGCCGCAGAAAACTGATGTACATCACTCATTGCTACAAGAACAATATTTTATTTGCTGTTATTGTGGAAGTCGGATTACTATTGCTAACAGTCATATTGAACATTTAAAACCAAGAACAACTTATCCTGAATTAGCACTAGAATACACAAATTTACTGGCATCATGCCAAAAAGATACGGTACCAAATGAACCTCTACATTGTGGTAAGAAAAAAGATAAATGGTATGATGATAACCTAATGGTTTCACCTTTAAATATTAACTGTGCTGATTTTTTTAGATATACAGAAGATGGACAGATTCTATCAATAACATCAGATCTAAATAAAAAGTATGCTGCCGACACCACAATTGATAAACTAGGTCTGAATATTGATAAGCTACAAAAAATGCGTATTGGAGCAATAGAAGCTATATTGGAAGGTCTTGAAGATCTCACTGAAAACGAAAGACAAATATTGTTTCAAAGCTTCTGTCAACCCAATGAAAATGGAGAAAATGAAGAGTTTTGTGCTGCGATAACTTATATACTCCAGTAA
- a CDS encoding AAA family ATPase has product MKVKRLIMQSFRGIGDLTLDFDETEPTVLIGINGVGKSSILDCLAILLSRFTSSIQHSTPSGRLFTEEDISNGKKETHNEIVISFDYEEAIWSLTKVKKGRKKDTSSNLSTLSKIVEHIKQNLYTSHQFNIPLAVYYSTNRAVLDIPLKIRTKHSFEQIDAYENSLTGVGSEFRIFFEWFRKQEDLENELRLEDNAAYRDKQLQAVRQAISSLIPSFSNLRVRRSPLKMTLQKQGEELIVNQLSDGEKCLLAMVGDLARRLAIANPGLQNPLQGSGVVLIDEIELHLHPNWQRRIITSLIKTFPNCQFIVTTHSPQVISYVKPDNIYILKNTDQGIVANRPQSSYGRDSNQILEDVMDDIKRPEEFKKSLHDLFQLIDEGNLDSARQLCQQISDDIGEDDPELIKARVSIRRKEILKR; this is encoded by the coding sequence ATGAAAGTCAAACGCTTGATAATGCAATCATTCCGTGGAATCGGTGATTTGACACTAGATTTCGATGAAACCGAGCCAACAGTACTGATTGGTATTAATGGTGTAGGTAAATCGAGTATTCTGGATTGTCTCGCTATTCTTCTGTCGCGTTTTACTAGCTCAATTCAACACTCGACACCTTCTGGAAGGCTATTTACAGAAGAAGATATTTCTAATGGAAAAAAGGAGACTCATAACGAGATTGTCATTTCATTTGATTATGAAGAAGCAATATGGTCTTTAACAAAAGTTAAGAAAGGACGCAAGAAAGATACTAGCAGTAACTTATCTACACTGTCAAAAATTGTCGAACATATCAAACAAAATTTATATACATCTCATCAATTCAATATTCCTCTAGCAGTTTATTATTCTACGAATCGTGCTGTATTGGATATTCCCTTGAAGATTCGCACAAAGCACTCATTTGAACAAATAGATGCTTATGAAAATTCGCTTACAGGAGTAGGTAGTGAATTCAGGATATTTTTTGAATGGTTTAGAAAGCAAGAAGATTTAGAGAATGAATTACGTCTAGAAGATAATGCCGCTTATCGGGACAAGCAATTACAAGCAGTGAGGCAAGCTATATCTTCATTGATACCCAGTTTTTCTAACTTAAGGGTTCGTCGTTCTCCTTTAAAAATGACGTTACAAAAACAAGGTGAAGAACTCATTGTGAATCAGCTATCTGATGGCGAAAAATGCCTGTTGGCAATGGTAGGAGATTTGGCAAGACGTTTAGCAATCGCTAACCCTGGGTTACAAAATCCGCTTCAAGGTAGCGGTGTAGTTCTTATTGATGAAATTGAACTGCATCTACACCCAAATTGGCAGAGGAGAATTATTACATCTTTAATAAAAACTTTTCCAAATTGTCAATTTATTGTTACTACTCATTCACCTCAGGTAATTAGTTATGTTAAACCTGATAATATTTATATTTTAAAAAATACAGATCAAGGTATTGTTGCTAATCGTCCGCAAAGTTCGTATGGTAGAGATAGTAATCAAATTTTAGAAGATGTTATGGATGATATAAAACGTCCAGAAGAGTTTAAAAAGAGTTTACACGACTTGTTTCAACTCATTGACGAAGGTAATCTTGATAGTGCAAGGCAATTGTGTCAACAAATTAGCGATGATATCGGAGAAGATGATCCAGAATTAATAAAAGCACGTGTATCTATTAGACGAAAAGAGATTTTGAAGCGGTGA
- a CDS encoding DICT sensory domain-containing protein: MSISTSVLSDLLQFLPYLRPQLYFKASLTALSHAMEDQVLAATLVEPLVIASFQRERFYRQEAHRYQRLSERSSHVYVLSAPETDFTNSSQYYEKIAFEPDDALSQEWHLVVIADNYATCLVCRENLGSIAKNKQVPDLVPSLDMDTARRFEGVWTSERGVSLKAAQLLLERIVVYRPDLLDKVEEARQRFGIGKPRSASGIAQTNEYACDIDTDPFVQRLVTYLQASQYKLHKAYRSITAQARKERLINSISTAIRRSLDPHEVLQIAAQELGQHMGAGRCLIYRVQATEAKAIIEHEFLTPGVTSVKGQTWELDKNPLFREIIQRGEGVCVSDTLTEPWVNSSTMLSAIAKKFAIRSWLMEPVFYQGRLLGVVELHYCTMPVHECQPAELDLVKAIAIQVGAALIQAEAYANLEVLNQQLEALDRTRSNLIAITGHELRTPLSTIQVCLESLASEPDMPQDLQQVMLSTALSDSERMRKLVQDFLTLSNLESGRVEWHPESLTVQECVDLALSRMRTRSVTEKLPQITTEIPQQLPLVKADGDWLVEVIAKLVDNAYKFTPVQGEISISATSNGQKMVEVTVADTGRGIEPNRLEIVFDRFYQEEGALRRSAGGTGLGLAICRLIVNGWGGEIWAESKGKDQGSQFRFTIPIVQVIQEEKRTRKGR, encoded by the coding sequence ATGAGCATTTCGACTTCCGTGCTGAGTGATCTGCTACAGTTCCTCCCCTACCTGCGCCCCCAGCTATATTTCAAGGCTTCACTAACGGCGCTCTCCCATGCGATGGAAGACCAGGTTTTGGCGGCGACTTTAGTTGAGCCTTTGGTAATTGCTAGCTTCCAACGCGAGCGGTTCTACCGCCAAGAAGCTCATCGCTACCAACGGCTATCCGAGCGTAGTAGTCATGTATACGTGCTATCTGCACCAGAAACTGATTTTACTAATAGCTCGCAATACTACGAAAAAATAGCTTTTGAACCAGATGACGCTTTAAGCCAAGAATGGCATTTAGTGGTAATTGCAGATAATTATGCTACTTGCTTGGTGTGCCGAGAAAACTTAGGCTCCATTGCCAAAAATAAGCAGGTTCCCGATCTAGTACCTAGTCTGGATATGGATACAGCACGTAGGTTTGAAGGCGTTTGGACATCAGAAAGGGGAGTCAGCCTAAAAGCAGCCCAATTGCTATTAGAAAGGATTGTAGTTTACAGACCAGATTTGCTAGATAAAGTCGAGGAAGCACGCCAGAGGTTTGGTATAGGGAAACCGCGCAGCGCCTCTGGAATAGCGCAGACTAACGAGTATGCTTGTGACATAGATACTGATCCTTTTGTGCAACGCTTAGTAACTTATCTCCAAGCAAGTCAGTATAAATTACATAAAGCCTATCGTTCGATTACAGCCCAAGCACGCAAAGAACGCTTAATTAACTCCATCAGCACCGCCATTAGGCGATCGCTCGACCCTCATGAAGTCCTGCAAATAGCTGCACAAGAATTAGGGCAACACATGGGTGCTGGTCGTTGTTTAATTTACCGCGTGCAAGCTACAGAAGCCAAAGCCATCATTGAACATGAATTTTTAACTCCAGGGGTGACATCTGTGAAGGGGCAAACCTGGGAGTTAGATAAAAATCCTCTATTTCGGGAAATTATTCAACGGGGTGAGGGAGTTTGTGTCAGCGACACCTTAACCGAACCTTGGGTGAATAGTTCCACCATGTTGTCTGCGATCGCCAAAAAGTTTGCTATCCGTTCTTGGCTGATGGAACCAGTGTTTTATCAAGGCCGATTGTTAGGTGTCGTAGAGTTACACTATTGCACCATGCCCGTTCATGAGTGCCAACCTGCAGAATTGGATTTAGTAAAAGCGATCGCTATCCAAGTAGGAGCCGCTTTAATTCAAGCAGAAGCCTACGCTAACCTCGAAGTTCTCAATCAGCAGTTAGAAGCCCTTGATCGCACCCGCAGCAACCTGATAGCCATTACTGGACACGAACTCCGCACGCCCCTATCTACCATCCAAGTTTGCCTGGAAAGTCTCGCCAGCGAACCAGATATGCCGCAAGATTTACAGCAAGTCATGCTAAGTACAGCGCTATCTGATTCCGAACGGATGCGGAAATTAGTGCAAGATTTCTTAACACTTTCTAACCTAGAAAGTGGGCGTGTAGAATGGCACCCAGAATCTTTAACTGTACAAGAGTGTGTCGATTTAGCCCTCAGCCGGATGCGGACACGCTCAGTCACTGAAAAACTTCCCCAAATTACCACTGAAATACCCCAACAACTGCCTTTAGTCAAAGCTGATGGTGATTGGCTAGTGGAGGTGATAGCAAAACTGGTAGATAACGCCTATAAATTTACCCCTGTACAAGGAGAAATCAGCATTAGTGCCACTAGTAATGGACAAAAGATGGTTGAGGTCACCGTGGCTGATACAGGCAGGGGTATCGAGCCAAATCGCCTAGAAATAGTTTTTGACAGGTTTTATCAAGAAGAAGGCGCACTACGACGCAGCGCCGGCGGCACAGGTCTGGGATTAGCAATTTGTCGTCTCATTGTCAATGGTTGGGGCGGTGAAATTTGGGCAGAATCCAAAGGAAAAGACCAGGGCAGTCAATTTCGTTTTACGATCCCTATTGTTCAGGTTATCCAAGAGGAGAAGCGGACGAGGAAGGGGAGGTGA
- a CDS encoding histidine kinase — translation MGTGDWGLGTGDERDEGDEGMRGNKHPMPNAQCPMPNAQCPIPN, via the coding sequence TTGGGGACTGGGGATTGGGGATTGGGGACTGGGGATGAGAGGGATGAGGGGGATGAGGGGATGAGGGGGAACAAACACCCAATGCCCAATGCCCAATGCCCCATGCCCAATGCCCAATGCCCCATTCCCAATTAA
- a CDS encoding antibiotic biosynthesis monooxygenase family protein, whose translation MILEAVMLHVKPGMESEFESAFKTASKIISSIKGYLSHELHRCIEVKGKYLLLVRWETLESHTVEFRSSADYQEWKKLLHHFYEPFPTVEHFEEVEI comes from the coding sequence ATGATTCTTGAGGCAGTTATGCTTCATGTCAAACCAGGGATGGAATCAGAATTTGAATCTGCATTCAAAACAGCTTCCAAGATTATCTCTTCCATTAAGGGATATTTATCTCATGAACTCCATCGCTGCATTGAAGTTAAGGGTAAATATCTCTTACTCGTCAGATGGGAAACCTTAGAATCTCATACTGTAGAATTTAGAAGTTCTGCTGATTATCAAGAGTGGAAAAAGTTACTACATCATTTTTATGAGCCTTTTCCCACCGTTGAACATTTTGAAGAAGTTGAAATTTGA
- a CDS encoding metallophosphoesterase family protein, whose protein sequence is MNLKRRQFLFLSSLGFVGTGLTWILTRQNSQSADLAQKDTAIAANPPTKDLLLRFVSVADTGTGAKGQYAVARAMTNYHKKNPYNLVVLAGDNIYNNGEIEKIADVFERPYKDLLKQGVKFQACLGNHDIRTANGDPQVKYPGFNMKGRYYTFSQGNVQFFALDTNGNADWKNQLTWLEKELSLSKATWKVVFGHHPIYASGAYGSNPDFIKTFTPLFQKYGVQLYINGHEHHYERTRSINGTTYLICGAGAGNRPVGKNEWTEYSTSNLSFAAYEVYADRIEISGIGTDNQVFDRGVIKLKSA, encoded by the coding sequence ATGAACCTAAAACGCCGCCAATTTTTATTTTTAAGTAGCCTTGGTTTTGTTGGTACAGGATTAACTTGGATATTAACTCGGCAAAATAGTCAAAGTGCTGATTTAGCTCAAAAAGATACTGCGATCGCAGCTAATCCACCCACAAAAGACTTGCTACTCCGTTTTGTCTCAGTTGCAGATACAGGTACAGGTGCAAAAGGACAGTATGCTGTAGCTAGGGCAATGACTAATTATCACAAAAAAAATCCTTATAATTTAGTCGTTTTAGCCGGAGATAATATTTATAACAACGGTGAAATTGAAAAGATTGCAGATGTATTTGAGCGTCCTTATAAAGATTTACTCAAGCAAGGTGTGAAATTTCAAGCTTGTTTAGGCAATCATGATATCCGCACTGCTAACGGCGATCCACAAGTTAAATATCCCGGCTTTAATATGAAGGGACGCTACTATACATTTAGCCAAGGAAATGTACAATTTTTTGCGCTAGATACTAACGGTAATGCTGACTGGAAAAATCAGCTAACTTGGTTAGAAAAAGAATTAAGCCTCAGCAAAGCTACTTGGAAAGTAGTATTTGGACATCATCCTATTTATGCATCGGGAGCCTATGGAAGTAATCCCGATTTTATTAAGACTTTTACTCCGCTATTTCAAAAATACGGCGTACAACTTTATATCAATGGTCATGAACACCATTATGAACGTACCCGCTCAATTAATGGCACAACTTATTTAATATGTGGCGCAGGTGCAGGTAATCGTCCTGTCGGGAAAAATGAATGGACAGAATACTCGACTAGCAATTTAAGTTTTGCTGCCTATGAAGTCTATGCCGATAGAATAGAAATCAGTGGTATTGGTACTGATAACCAAGTGTTTGATAGAGGAGTAATTAAGTTAAAATCAGCCTAA
- the pyk gene encoding pyruvate kinase, with product MRRTKIICTVGPATSSPERLEALIDAGMNVARLNFSHGAYEAHGQTAHYIRQISSKKHKSIAIMQDLCGPKIRLGTLPPEGLMVEAGTEVTFVLQEKGESVDELPLPLPTLFAMVRQGEPISINDGRVKLVVSDRDADHIRAYVKIGGLISTHKGVNLPQTRLPMSSITEKDLQDLRFGIQLGVDWVAVSFVQSPRDLEPAQRMIESAGGKIRVIAKIERPEAVKDFDSILEAADGIMIARGDLGVEMPIHEVPLIQKDIIRRCNQAGKPVITATQMLESMISSPDPTRAEATDVANSIWDGTDAVMLSGETAVGQYPIATVEMMHNIAIRTEQSLQEGSKHSWCREAGTLSVTESVAEAVCRIAYETGARAILCNTSSGSTAQLVSKYRPSTPIIALTSEEVSYRQLALSWGVEALLVPPVHSAEEMFLNVVNSVVDMGLAKDGDKVVITSGVPIGKSGTTSLIKVHSIGQPILA from the coding sequence ATGCGTCGAACCAAAATTATCTGTACTGTAGGGCCTGCTACATCTTCTCCTGAACGGCTAGAAGCTTTGATTGATGCGGGGATGAATGTGGCGCGGTTGAATTTCTCTCATGGTGCTTATGAAGCCCACGGTCAAACTGCCCACTACATTAGACAAATTAGTAGCAAAAAGCACAAGTCAATAGCAATTATGCAAGACTTGTGTGGCCCGAAAATCCGCTTGGGGACTTTACCACCAGAAGGGCTAATGGTGGAAGCTGGTACCGAAGTCACTTTTGTTTTACAAGAAAAGGGCGAGAGTGTTGATGAACTGCCTTTGCCGTTGCCAACTTTGTTTGCAATGGTAAGACAAGGCGAACCGATTTCGATTAATGACGGTCGTGTCAAATTAGTGGTGAGCGATCGCGATGCTGATCACATTCGGGCTTATGTGAAAATTGGCGGTTTAATTTCTACTCATAAAGGGGTAAACCTGCCACAAACTCGTTTACCAATGAGTTCCATCACCGAAAAGGACTTGCAGGATTTACGGTTTGGCATCCAGTTAGGTGTTGATTGGGTAGCAGTTTCTTTTGTACAATCACCCCGCGATTTAGAACCAGCACAACGAATGATTGAATCTGCTGGGGGCAAAATTCGGGTAATTGCCAAAATTGAACGCCCAGAAGCCGTTAAAGATTTTGACAGCATTCTCGAAGCTGCTGACGGGATTATGATTGCCCGTGGTGACTTAGGGGTGGAAATGCCCATTCACGAAGTTCCCCTGATTCAAAAAGATATCATTCGCCGTTGTAATCAGGCAGGTAAACCTGTGATTACTGCCACCCAAATGCTGGAATCGATGATTAGTTCGCCCGATCCCACCCGCGCCGAAGCCACAGACGTTGCTAACTCAATCTGGGATGGTACAGATGCTGTCATGCTTTCTGGGGAAACTGCTGTAGGTCAATATCCTATAGCCACGGTGGAAATGATGCACAATATTGCCATTCGCACAGAACAGTCTTTACAAGAAGGTAGCAAACATTCTTGGTGTCGTGAAGCCGGGACTTTGAGTGTCACCGAATCTGTAGCTGAAGCAGTATGTCGAATTGCCTATGAAACAGGCGCAAGGGCAATTCTTTGTAATACTTCTTCGGGGAGTACAGCACAGCTAGTTTCTAAATATCGTCCATCAACGCCAATTATTGCCCTCACCTCTGAAGAAGTCTCCTACCGCCAGTTAGCACTTTCCTGGGGTGTAGAGGCTTTACTAGTTCCCCCAGTCCACAGCGCCGAAGAAATGTTTTTGAACGTAGTCAACAGCGTCGTAGATATGGGTTTAGCCAAAGATGGCGATAAAGTCGTGATTACCTCCGGCGTACCAATTGGTAAATCAGGAACAACTAGCTTAATTAAAGTGCATTCTATTGGACAGCCAATCTTGGCATAG
- a CDS encoding transaldolase produces MSKNLLEQLRTMTVVVADTGDIQAIEKFTPQDATTNPSLITAAAKMPEYQEIVDQTLLQAKKDAGADASQAQIVTIAFDRLAVAFGLKILQIIPGRVSTEVDARLSFDTEATLTKARELIAQYKAAGVSRDRVLIKIATTWEGIRAAEILEKEGIHCNLTLLFGLHQAIACAEAGVTLISPFVGRILDWYKKDSGRDSYAPAEDPGVLSVTKIYNYYKKFGYKTEVMGASFRNIGEITELAGSDLLTISPSLLAELQATIGELPRKLDPANAASLEIEKISIDKATFDKMHASDRMATDKLAEGIQGFTKALEDLEKLLADRLATLEAKSATPVA; encoded by the coding sequence ATGTCTAAAAACCTACTCGAACAGTTACGCACTATGACTGTAGTGGTTGCGGATACAGGTGATATCCAAGCAATTGAAAAGTTTACACCCCAAGACGCAACTACCAATCCTTCGCTGATTACTGCTGCGGCGAAAATGCCTGAGTATCAGGAAATTGTCGATCAAACTCTACTCCAAGCTAAGAAAGATGCGGGCGCTGATGCTAGCCAAGCGCAAATTGTCACCATTGCTTTTGACCGTTTGGCGGTAGCTTTTGGGCTGAAGATTTTACAAATTATCCCTGGTCGGGTGTCTACAGAAGTAGATGCGCGCTTGTCCTTCGATACCGAAGCTACTCTTACCAAAGCCAGAGAATTAATTGCTCAATACAAAGCTGCGGGTGTTTCTCGCGATCGCGTATTGATTAAAATTGCTACCACCTGGGAAGGTATCCGGGCTGCGGAAATCCTGGAAAAAGAAGGCATTCATTGTAACTTAACACTATTGTTTGGATTGCACCAAGCGATCGCCTGTGCGGAAGCTGGCGTTACCCTCATTTCTCCCTTCGTCGGTCGCATCCTCGACTGGTACAAGAAAGATTCTGGACGGGATAGCTATGCACCAGCAGAAGATCCAGGTGTATTATCAGTAACCAAGATTTACAACTACTACAAGAAATTCGGCTACAAAACTGAAGTTATGGGAGCTAGCTTCCGTAACATTGGCGAAATCACTGAATTAGCTGGTAGCGATTTGCTCACCATTTCCCCATCATTGCTAGCTGAACTGCAAGCAACCATTGGCGAACTACCACGCAAACTCGACCCCGCTAATGCAGCCAGCTTGGAAATTGAAAAAATCTCCATCGACAAAGCCACCTTTGACAAAATGCACGCTAGCGATCGCATGGCTACTGACAAACTAGCAGAAGGTATTCAAGGTTTCACCAAAGCCTTAGAAGACCTAGAAAAACTGTTAGCTGACAGACTGGCTACTCTAGAAGCTAAATCTGCAACTCCTGTAGCTTAG
- the trpE gene encoding anthranilate synthase component I has product MIFPDFSDFSQLASQGNFVPVYQEWVADLDTPVSAWYKVCAGQPYSFLLESVEGGEKLGRYSLLGCDPLWILEARGDSTTQTHRDGSQVVFAGDPFTALANCLAPYKPVKLPQLPPGIGGLFGFWGYELINWIEPRVPIYPQDERNIPDGLWMQVDHLLIFDQVKRKIWAIAYADLRDPNVDLQGAYQQACDRVSQMVSKLSLPLSPEKTIFEWTPPASRSKVSSIEEYTSNFTRKDFCASVEKAKQYIKAGDIFQVVISQRLSTEYTGDPFALYRSLRQINPSPYMAYFNFQDWQIIGSSPEVMVKAERDRDGDIIATVRPIAGTRPRGKTSKEDAAYAEDLLQDPKEIAEHVMLVDLGRNDLGRVCQSGSVRVDELMVVERYSHVMHIVSNVVGKLADDKTAWDLLKACFPAGTVSGAPKIRAMEIIHELEPSRRGVYSGVYGYYDFEGQLNSAIAIRTMVFNNHQVTVQAGAGLVADSEPEKEYEETLNKARGLLEAIRCLR; this is encoded by the coding sequence ATGATTTTTCCCGATTTTTCTGATTTTTCTCAATTAGCTTCACAAGGTAACTTCGTTCCCGTTTATCAGGAATGGGTGGCAGATCTGGATACGCCTGTATCAGCTTGGTATAAGGTCTGTGCTGGTCAACCCTACAGCTTTTTGTTGGAATCTGTGGAAGGCGGGGAAAAGCTAGGTCGTTATAGTTTATTGGGTTGCGATCCTCTGTGGATATTAGAAGCTAGGGGTGATAGTACAACCCAAACACACCGTGATGGTTCGCAAGTGGTGTTTGCTGGTGACCCTTTTACGGCTTTAGCCAATTGTTTAGCACCTTATAAACCAGTTAAGTTACCACAACTGCCACCAGGAATCGGTGGGTTGTTTGGCTTTTGGGGCTATGAATTAATTAATTGGATAGAACCCCGGGTGCCAATTTATCCCCAGGATGAAAGAAATATTCCTGATGGGTTGTGGATGCAGGTAGACCACCTGTTAATTTTTGATCAAGTCAAGCGGAAAATTTGGGCGATCGCTTATGCTGATTTACGCGATCCAAATGTGGATTTACAAGGAGCTTATCAACAAGCCTGCGATCGCGTCTCCCAAATGGTCAGTAAGTTATCTTTGCCGTTGTCACCAGAGAAAACTATCTTTGAATGGACACCCCCAGCGAGTAGAAGTAAAGTTTCCTCTATAGAAGAATATACGAGTAACTTTACGCGCAAAGACTTCTGCGCCAGTGTCGAAAAAGCTAAACAATACATCAAAGCTGGAGATATTTTTCAAGTCGTTATTTCTCAGAGGTTATCAACAGAATATACAGGCGATCCTTTTGCCCTTTACCGTTCGCTGCGGCAAATTAATCCCTCGCCTTACATGGCGTATTTTAACTTTCAGGATTGGCAAATTATTGGCTCTAGCCCCGAAGTGATGGTGAAAGCAGAACGCGATCGCGATGGTGATATTATCGCCACAGTCCGTCCGATTGCGGGAACGCGCCCTAGGGGTAAAACTAGCAAGGAAGATGCAGCCTATGCCGAAGATTTGCTGCAAGACCCCAAAGAAATTGCCGAACACGTGATGTTGGTAGATTTGGGAAGAAATGATTTAGGACGCGTTTGTCAAAGCGGTAGCGTCAGAGTTGATGAATTAATGGTGGTGGAACGTTACTCTCATGTGATGCACATTGTGAGTAATGTTGTGGGTAAGTTAGCAGATGATAAAACCGCATGGGATTTACTCAAAGCTTGCTTCCCGGCTGGTACAGTTAGCGGCGCACCCAAAATTCGGGCGATGGAAATTATTCACGAATTAGAACCCAGTCGTCGCGGTGTTTATTCTGGTGTTTATGGTTATTACGATTTTGAAGGGCAATTAAATAGTGCGATCGCAATTCGCACTATGGTATTTAATAACCATCAAGTTACTGTGCAAGCTGGTGCTGGCTTAGTAGCTGATTCTGAACCAGAAAAAGAATATGAAGAAACACTGAATAAAGCCAGAGGTTTGTTAGAAGCAATTCGTTGTTTAAGATAA